In Blautia wexlerae DSM 19850, a single window of DNA contains:
- a CDS encoding MATE family efflux transporter, with the protein MDNQNRKLELLGNAPIPKALLAMGIPTMIGMLINALYNLVDAYFVGGLGESQMAAISVVYPLGQVVVGLGLLFGNGAASYISRLLGQRNKDQANKVASTALYSSLVVGAIMIVLSILFLNPILRLLGATESVLPYAATYAGIYIVSCIFNVFNVTMNNIVTSEGAAKTTMCALLLGAVLNIGLDPLFIYTFNFGVAGAAIATAISQVVSTLVYLFYIFRQKSAFQFRIKDCTFSKEILSEIFKIGVPTLVFQLLTSISISLINNAAGNYGDSAIAGMGVVTRLISMGSLTVFGFIKGFQPIAGYSYGAKKFDRLRTAIKISILWSTIFCVIVGLLFSLFSTTIVSQFTTGNTEMIHIGASSLRVNGITFMLFGYYTVYSSLFLALGKGKEGFILGACRQGICFIPVILIFPFIWGLNGILYAQPIADVLSALITVFMAIPLHRSLAVAEQKMKITASIPCDRQ; encoded by the coding sequence ATGGACAATCAAAACAGAAAATTGGAGTTATTGGGCAATGCTCCAATTCCAAAAGCCCTTTTAGCTATGGGTATTCCAACAATGATTGGTATGCTCATCAACGCCTTGTACAATCTTGTTGATGCCTATTTTGTAGGTGGCTTAGGCGAAAGTCAAATGGCTGCCATCTCGGTTGTGTATCCTCTCGGTCAAGTAGTCGTCGGCTTAGGATTACTTTTTGGCAATGGGGCAGCATCCTACATTTCTCGACTGTTAGGACAAAGAAATAAGGATCAGGCAAACAAAGTGGCAAGCACTGCACTATATAGCAGTCTTGTTGTCGGTGCAATTATGATTGTTTTATCAATCCTCTTTTTGAACCCCATTCTAAGACTTTTAGGTGCAACAGAAAGTGTCCTTCCTTATGCGGCTACCTATGCCGGTATTTACATTGTTTCTTGCATTTTCAATGTTTTTAATGTCACAATGAACAATATCGTGACAAGTGAAGGAGCAGCAAAAACTACAATGTGTGCCTTGTTGTTAGGTGCAGTCCTCAATATCGGGTTAGATCCATTATTTATATACACTTTTAATTTTGGTGTTGCAGGAGCTGCTATTGCCACAGCAATTTCTCAGGTAGTATCTACTCTTGTGTATCTGTTTTATATTTTCAGACAAAAAAGTGCTTTTCAGTTTAGAATAAAGGACTGTACCTTTTCTAAAGAAATTCTATCTGAAATTTTCAAAATTGGCGTTCCGACACTTGTATTTCAATTATTAACAAGTATTTCTATCTCTCTAATAAACAATGCCGCTGGTAATTACGGCGATTCAGCCATAGCGGGAATGGGCGTTGTTACCCGTCTTATATCTATGGGCAGCTTAACAGTATTTGGTTTTATCAAAGGTTTTCAACCGATTGCAGGTTACAGTTATGGGGCGAAAAAATTTGATCGTCTGCGTACTGCAATCAAAATTTCCATCTTATGGTCAACTATTTTTTGTGTGATCGTAGGTTTATTATTCAGTCTGTTTTCTACGACCATTGTTTCACAGTTTACAACTGGAAACACAGAAATGATTCACATTGGAGCTTCCTCTTTAAGAGTAAACGGTATTACATTTATGCTGTTTGGATACTACACGGTATATTCCTCTTTATTCCTTGCTCTTGGAAAAGGAAAAGAAGGGTTTATTCTTGGAGCTTGCCGACAAGGTATCTGCTTCATTCCCGTTATCTTAATTTTTCCATTTATATGGGGATTAAACGGTATTTTATATGCACAGCCGATTGCCGATGTTCTCTCTGCACTTATTACAGTATTTATGGCAATCCCTTTGCATAGAAGTTTAGCTGTTGCCGAACAGAAAATGAAGATAACAGCTTCTATCCCCTGTGACAGGCAATAA
- a CDS encoding cysteine-rich KTR domain-containing protein, which translates to MLSINSQWILCPLCGNKTRNKIREDTVLKNYPLYCPKCRQETLIEVENLQVTVIKEPDAQTQSR; encoded by the coding sequence ATGCTGAGTATAAATTCCCAATGGATTTTATGTCCTCTTTGTGGGAACAAAACCCGAAACAAAATCAGAGAAGACACAGTTTTGAAAAACTATCCTCTTTACTGCCCGAAATGTAGACAGGAAACTTTAATTGAAGTCGAGAATTTACAAGTAACCGTCATCAAAGAGCCAGACGCACAGACGCAGAGCCGATGA
- a CDS encoding AraC family transcriptional regulator, translating into MEWLKRLGAAIDYIEENLDKEISYDEAAHIACCSTYYFQRIFSYVSGVSLSEYIRRRKMTQAAFELQRTDNKVIDVAHKYGYSSPTSFNRAFQSVHGIAPIAAKSMGCTLCAYPSIQFSIIVLGGSAMAYHIEEKKSIRIIGIRIPLVEDAEENMRNVPAFWKKAVLDGSISKLAELSNKNPDGILGVSVYNNPEDIYYYIAVSSNIPVPEGMVEYMIPEGMWVVFENDGVFKEDVQSVFRRFLTEFLPFSGYEYAGLPDVEIYPVCKGQPSKGHSEVWIAIKKAKEI; encoded by the coding sequence ATGGAATGGTTGAAAAGACTTGGAGCAGCCATTGATTACATAGAGGAAAACTTAGACAAGGAAATATCCTATGATGAAGCAGCTCATATAGCTTGTTGTTCAACATATTATTTTCAACGGATTTTTTCTTATGTATCAGGAGTGTCACTATCAGAGTACATACGCCGCCGTAAAATGACACAGGCTGCATTTGAGTTACAAAGAACAGATAATAAGGTTATTGATGTTGCTCACAAATACGGGTATTCATCTCCAACATCCTTTAACCGTGCTTTTCAAAGCGTACACGGGATAGCACCTATAGCGGCAAAAAGTATGGGATGTACCTTGTGTGCATATCCATCAATCCAATTTTCTATAATAGTTTTGGGAGGCAGTGCAATGGCATATCACATTGAAGAAAAGAAAAGTATTCGCATTATAGGAATTAGAATACCTCTTGTTGAAGATGCAGAGGAAAATATGCGGAATGTTCCTGCGTTCTGGAAAAAGGCAGTATTGGATGGCAGTATCTCCAAATTAGCAGAGCTATCAAACAAAAATCCAGACGGCATTTTAGGAGTCAGCGTTTATAATAATCCAGAGGATATATATTATTATATCGCTGTTTCGAGCAACATTCCCGTGCCAGAGGGAATGGTAGAATACATGATACCAGAGGGTATGTGGGTTGTTTTTGAAAACGACGGAGTATTTAAGGAAGATGTGCAGAGTGTTTTTCGCAGATTTTTGACAGAATTTCTACCGTTTTCTGGTTATGAATATGCAGGACTTCCAGATGTTGAAATATATCCAGTCTGCAAAGGACAGCCATCCAAAGGACATTCCGAGGTGTGGATTGCAATCAAAAAAGCAAAGGAGATTTAA
- a CDS encoding acyl-CoA--6-aminopenicillanic acid acyl-transferase, whose translation MYHLRLKGDHYQMGVKRGNIFQKAHISFPLQLDNFQLEHGKQSEEILRKFFPEICEEVRGVSDAIGTDYLHFISWMLCMGCCMYNLENNIPVEVRGCTAFAYSSNGRTIYGRNNDLPPYLREGSKSEIYAPKNGNRFNITTSSFINGEEGVNEHGFAVAMTFVMTDLEKIKAGFNSCFIVRYLLEKADNTEQAVSLLMGLPVSSNCNILLADKKGNMVVVECTPILKKVRAAEIFENGSIVCTVNSFTSDEMKPYDDAKGNDYDSHRRYRTVLDSFSSERIKDEYIETTEHLLKGDYGFMCQYDDEPDFETVWSSIFDLDSLVIYRAEGDPRKKKFVTDNRLHDLIRRG comes from the coding sequence ATGTATCATTTAAGATTAAAAGGCGACCATTATCAGATGGGCGTAAAAAGAGGAAACATATTTCAAAAAGCTCATATTTCCTTTCCACTCCAGTTGGATAATTTTCAATTGGAACACGGGAAACAAAGCGAAGAAATTTTAAGAAAGTTTTTCCCAGAGATATGTGAGGAAGTAAGAGGCGTAAGTGACGCCATTGGCACAGATTATCTACACTTCATTTCTTGGATGTTGTGTATGGGCTGCTGTATGTATAACTTGGAGAACAACATCCCCGTTGAGGTTAGGGGCTGTACTGCTTTTGCATATTCAAGCAATGGCAGAACAATATACGGTAGAAATAATGACTTACCACCTTATCTGCGTGAAGGAAGCAAAAGTGAAATCTATGCACCGAAAAATGGAAACAGGTTCAATATCACTACTTCCTCTTTCATTAACGGCGAAGAAGGAGTGAATGAACACGGATTTGCTGTAGCAATGACTTTTGTAATGACCGACCTTGAAAAGATAAAAGCAGGTTTCAATTCTTGCTTTATTGTAAGATATTTGCTTGAAAAGGCAGATAATACCGAACAGGCGGTTTCCCTTCTTATGGGCTTGCCAGTATCTTCTAACTGCAATATTTTACTTGCAGATAAAAAAGGCAATATGGTAGTGGTTGAATGTACGCCAATTCTCAAAAAAGTTCGGGCGGCAGAAATTTTTGAAAATGGCAGTATTGTTTGTACTGTTAATAGTTTTACATCTGATGAGATGAAACCATATGACGATGCAAAAGGAAATGATTATGACTCGCACAGGCGTTACAGGACAGTATTAGACAGCTTTTCTTCGGAACGCATAAAAGATGAATACATTGAAACTACCGAACATCTCTTAAAAGGTGATTATGGGTTTATGTGCCAATATGATGATGAGCCAGATTTTGAAACAGTTTGGAGTTCAATATTTGATTTAGACAGCTTAGTAATCTATCGTGCAGAGGGTGACCCCAGAAAAAAGAAATTTGTTACAGATAATCGGTTACATGACCTTATAAGGCGAGGATAA
- a CDS encoding DUF6075 family protein — protein sequence MADIKFRDTAHRDFFLENMMKCRVNDCYHRAFFYVMGIASETRANINQMFNFKEDCIEPEGMHGGWQTSGTVKVCHLAFNLWNGYAEEGRERYFTPEELFCCEFAPYFMEGIKVRYPEYCRELPAPRKQTEISR from the coding sequence ATGGCTGATATTAAATTCCGTGATACGGCTCACCGTGATTTCTTTCTGGAAAATATGATGAAATGCAGAGTGAACGACTGTTATCACAGGGCATTTTTCTATGTGATGGGTATCGCTTCGGAAACGAGGGCGAACATCAACCAGATGTTCAATTTCAAGGAGGACTGCATCGAGCCAGAGGGTATGCACGGCGGCTGGCAGACAAGCGGAACAGTCAAGGTCTGCCATCTTGCTTTTAACCTTTGGAACGGGTATGCAGAGGAAGGGCGGGAACGGTATTTCACGCCAGAGGAGTTGTTTTGCTGTGAGTTTGCTCCCTACTTTATGGAGGGTATCAAGGTCAGATACCCCGAATATTGCAGGGAGCTTCCTGCTCCCAGAAAACAGACGGAAATTTCAAGATAA
- a CDS encoding ABC transporter ATP-binding protein, whose protein sequence is MAILETKDLRKIYGSGENEVHALDGVSISVEEGEFVAVIGTSGSGKSTLLNMIGGLDRPTSGSVTIRGKELLKMKDEELTIFRRRNIGFVFQNYNLLPVLNVYENIVYPIEIDGGKTDTRFVKEIIHTLGLEQKLKNMPNNLSGGQQQRVAIARALATKPAIILADEPTGNLDSKTSMDVILLMQSISRQFHQTTIMITHNEEIAQMADRTIRIEDGKVVSGGVRYAR, encoded by the coding sequence ATGGCAATACTTGAAACAAAAGATTTACGAAAGATATACGGAAGCGGAGAAAACGAAGTCCATGCTTTGGATGGGGTATCCATTTCCGTAGAGGAAGGCGAATTTGTTGCTGTTATCGGTACATCGGGCAGCGGTAAATCTACACTACTCAACATGATTGGTGGGTTAGACCGTCCTACTTCTGGTAGTGTTACTATCCGAGGAAAAGAACTGTTGAAAATGAAAGACGAGGAACTGACGATTTTTAGGCGTCGAAACATTGGCTTTGTTTTTCAGAATTATAATCTGCTTCCTGTTCTTAATGTGTATGAGAACATTGTGTACCCTATTGAGATCGATGGTGGCAAGACCGATACAAGATTTGTAAAAGAGATTATCCATACTCTTGGCTTGGAACAAAAGCTTAAGAATATGCCGAATAATCTTTCAGGTGGTCAGCAGCAGAGGGTTGCGATTGCCCGTGCCCTTGCGACAAAGCCTGCCATTATCCTTGCCGATGAGCCGACTGGAAATTTGGACTCAAAAACAAGTATGGATGTTATTTTGCTGATGCAGTCGATTAGCCGTCAGTTCCACCAAACCACCATTATGATCACGCACAATGAGGAAATCGCTCAAATGGCAGACCGCACAATCCGCATTGAGGATGGCAAGGTTGTTTCGGGAGGTGTCAGATATGCACGCTAA
- a CDS encoding helix-turn-helix transcriptional regulator yields MDERNNNFDFDFTPIGQAIKKAREARGMTREQLSGIIGYAPRHIQSIENEGQYPSIELFIQLITMFDVSVDEYIFPDNEVKKSSVRRRLDAQLDNLDDKELSVIEATVIGLCKAKEPEE; encoded by the coding sequence ATGGACGAAAGGAACAATAATTTTGACTTCGATTTTACTCCGATAGGACAGGCTATCAAAAAAGCCCGTGAAGCCAGAGGGATGACAAGGGAGCAACTATCTGGAATAATCGGCTATGCTCCCAGACATATTCAGTCTATCGAAAACGAGGGGCAGTATCCAAGTATCGAGCTATTTATCCAACTTATTACGATGTTCGATGTGTCGGTTGACGAGTACATATTCCCAGATAATGAGGTCAAGAAAAGTTCCGTCCGCAGACGCTTAGACGCACAGCTCGACAATTTAGACGATAAAGAACTGTCCGTTATAGAAGCAACTGTTATCGGACTATGTAAGGCAAAAGAGCCAGAGGAATAA
- a CDS encoding VirB4-like conjugal transfer ATPase, CD1110 family: MLRTLKNLFKQDREKFVVPKSVQNVIPIKTIWEDGIFLVGRNKYAKTFKFEDINYAVASREDKEAMFLEYSELLNSLDSGATTKITINNRRLNKADFEQTILIPMADDGLDKYRKEYNKMLLDKATGANSIVQDKYVTVSVCKKNIEEARNYFARVGADLIAHFNRLGSKCVELDAGDKLRIFHDFYRTGEETAFHFDITQTMRKGHDFKDFICPDTFEFESDCFRMGDRYGRVIFLREYAAYIKDSMVAELCELNRNMMLSVDIIPVPTDEAVQEVENRLLGVETNITNWQRKQNQNNNFSAVIPYDLEQQRKESKEFLDDLTTRDQRMMFAVLTMVHTADTKEQLDNDTEALLTTARKHLCQFAVLKYQQMDGLNTALPFGVRKIDALRTLTTESLAVFIPFRVQEIYHENGVYYGQNVISKNMIIANRRQLLNGNSFILGVSGAGKSFTAKEEMTNIILTDPNADIIIIDPEREYSPLVKAMQGEVIHISATSENHINAMDMNSDYGDGANPVILKSEFILSLCEQLIGGTNLGAKQKSIIDRCTASVYRYYQQGNYMGTPPTLQDFREELLKQNEPEAQEIALAIELFTDGSLNTFAKHTNVDTHSRLICYDILDLGKQLQPIGMLVVLDSILNRITQNRAKGRNTFIFIDEIYLLFQHEYSANFLFTLWKRVRKYGAYCTGITQNVDDLLQSHTARTMLANSEFIIMLNQASTDRLELAKLLNISDLQMSYITNVGAGQGLLKVGSSLVPFVNKFPRNTELYKLMTTKFGEV, translated from the coding sequence ATGCTGAGAACTCTTAAAAATCTGTTCAAGCAGGACAGGGAAAAGTTTGTTGTGCCGAAGTCGGTACAAAATGTTATCCCGATTAAGACAATCTGGGAGGACGGCATATTTCTTGTAGGCAGGAACAAGTACGCAAAGACCTTTAAGTTTGAGGATATAAACTATGCCGTGGCAAGCCGTGAGGATAAGGAAGCAATGTTCCTTGAATACTCGGAGCTTCTTAATTCCCTTGACAGCGGTGCGACCACGAAAATCACTATCAACAACCGTCGCTTGAACAAAGCTGATTTTGAACAGACCATTTTAATCCCAATGGCTGATGACGGTCTGGATAAGTACCGCAAGGAATACAACAAAATGCTTTTGGATAAGGCGACAGGGGCTAATTCCATCGTACAGGATAAGTATGTAACCGTATCTGTCTGCAAGAAGAATATCGAGGAAGCCCGAAACTACTTTGCCCGTGTGGGTGCTGACCTTATCGCCCACTTTAACCGTCTGGGGTCGAAGTGTGTGGAACTGGACGCAGGCGACAAGCTGCGTATCTTCCACGACTTCTACCGTACAGGAGAAGAAACAGCGTTCCACTTCGATATTACCCAGACGATGCGGAAAGGTCACGATTTCAAGGATTTTATCTGCCCTGATACCTTTGAATTTGAGAGCGACTGCTTCAGAATGGGGGACAGATATGGGCGTGTGATTTTTCTCAGAGAGTATGCGGCATATATCAAGGACAGTATGGTGGCGGAGCTTTGTGAGTTGAACAGGAATATGATGCTGTCCGTTGACATTATCCCCGTTCCCACAGATGAAGCCGTGCAGGAGGTGGAAAACCGTCTGCTTGGTGTGGAAACTAACATTACGAATTGGCAGAGGAAGCAGAACCAGAACAACAATTTTTCAGCCGTTATCCCCTATGATTTGGAACAGCAGCGAAAGGAAAGTAAGGAATTTCTGGACGATTTGACAACCCGTGACCAGAGAATGATGTTTGCCGTGCTGACGATGGTGCATACGGCTGACACCAAAGAGCAGCTCGACAATGATACAGAAGCTCTCTTGACTACCGCAAGAAAGCACTTGTGCCAGTTTGCGGTGCTGAAATATCAACAGATGGACGGATTAAATACAGCTCTGCCATTTGGTGTACGGAAGATAGATGCCCTGCGTACCCTCACAACAGAGAGCCTTGCAGTGTTTATACCGTTCCGTGTGCAGGAAATTTACCACGAAAACGGTGTGTATTACGGTCAGAATGTCATCAGCAAAAATATGATTATTGCCAACCGCAGGCAGCTCCTTAACGGCAATTCCTTTATTCTCGGTGTGTCAGGTGCAGGAAAATCTTTTACCGCAAAGGAAGAAATGACGAATATCATTCTGACCGACCCTAATGCCGATATAATCATCATTGACCCAGAGCGTGAATATTCCCCGCTTGTTAAAGCAATGCAGGGAGAGGTTATTCATATCTCTGCGACAAGTGAAAATCACATCAATGCTATGGATATGAACTCCGATTACGGTGACGGTGCAAACCCTGTCATTCTGAAATCGGAGTTTATTTTATCCCTTTGCGAACAGCTCATCGGCGGCACGAACTTGGGAGCAAAGCAGAAATCCATTATTGACCGATGTACGGCAAGCGTGTACCGCTACTATCAGCAGGGCAACTATATGGGAACGCCGCCAACCTTGCAGGACTTCCGTGAGGAACTTCTTAAACAGAACGAACCAGAAGCACAGGAAATCGCCCTTGCTATCGAATTATTTACAGATGGCTCTCTCAACACCTTTGCCAAGCATACCAATGTGGATACCCACAGCCGCCTTATCTGCTATGACATTCTGGATTTGGGTAAGCAGTTACAGCCTATCGGTATGCTTGTGGTGCTTGACAGTATCTTAAACCGTATCACGCAGAACAGAGCCAAAGGCAGAAATACCTTTATTTTCATTGATGAAATCTATTTGCTCTTTCAGCACGAATACTCTGCAAACTTCCTCTTTACCCTCTGGAAGCGTGTGCGTAAATACGGTGCGTACTGTACGGGTATTACGCAGAATGTAGACGACCTTTTGCAGAGCCATACGGCAAGGACGATGCTTGCTAACAGCGAATTTATCATTATGCTTAACCAAGCATCTACGGACAGACTTGAGCTTGCCAAGCTCCTTAATATCTCCGACCTTCAGATGAGTTATATCACGAATGTCGGTGCAGGACAGGGATTACTCAAAGTTGGCAGCTCCCTTGTGCCGTTTGTAAACAAGTTCCCACGCAATACCGAGCTTTACAAGTTGATGACGACCAAGTTCGGTGAGGTCTAA
- a CDS encoding PadR family transcriptional regulator, translating into MATIDLIVLGMLKKEPLSAYDLQKLVEYRNISKWVKISTPSIYKKVIQLEEKGYISSHIEKEGKMPEKSVYSLTEKGKQQFEKLMLEISCKPINIFLDFNAVIVNLDSMSRERQQECLDNIESSMEVLKKYLEENIALKKSKEDIPVTGMAVLRQQYTLAEAIEEWIASLKKEINS; encoded by the coding sequence ATGGCGACCATTGACTTAATTGTTTTGGGAATGTTAAAGAAAGAACCTCTGAGTGCGTATGACCTTCAAAAGTTGGTAGAGTACCGCAATATTTCAAAATGGGTAAAAATTAGTACCCCGTCTATTTATAAAAAGGTTATCCAGTTGGAGGAAAAAGGATATATTTCAAGTCATATAGAAAAAGAGGGTAAAATGCCAGAAAAATCAGTGTATTCTTTAACTGAAAAAGGGAAACAGCAGTTTGAAAAATTGATGCTTGAAATATCCTGTAAGCCGATAAACATTTTTTTGGATTTTAATGCTGTCATTGTAAATCTGGACAGTATGTCCAGAGAAAGACAGCAAGAATGTCTGGATAATATTGAGAGCAGTATGGAGGTATTGAAAAAATATCTGGAAGAAAATATTGCTTTGAAAAAGAGTAAAGAAGATATTCCTGTTACGGGTATGGCAGTTTTACGGCAACAATACACATTGGCAGAGGCAATAGAGGAGTGGATTGCTTCATTAAAAAAAGAAATCAATTCGTAA
- the srtB gene encoding class B sortase, with amino-acid sequence MKNYKSIICVVAAVCLLGTAAFCGFRIYHYYAEVDEQTEAFEEIAEMVEQAPTDETVPDDAPVSEGEDVLAKYQELYLQNEDMVGWISIAGTTINYPVMQSGNNPNFYLKHNFEKEYSDLGTPYVQENCDIAESDNLVIYGHHIKGGKMFGALEDYKSKSFYEEHKNIQFDTLTEQAEYEIVAVFKTVAYSSEGFRYYDFVDAENEEDFNSYVGKCKELALYDTGVTAEYGDRLITLSTCEYSARNGRLVVVAKMVG; translated from the coding sequence ATGAAGAATTATAAATCTATTATCTGTGTTGTAGCCGCCGTGTGCCTGTTAGGTACGGCGGCTTTTTGCGGCTTCCGCATTTATCATTACTATGCAGAGGTGGACGAGCAGACGGAAGCCTTTGAGGAGATTGCCGAGATGGTAGAGCAGGCTCCCACGGATGAAACCGTGCCAGACGATGCCCCTGTCAGCGAGGGGGAAGATGTGCTTGCCAAGTATCAGGAATTGTATTTACAGAATGAGGATATGGTCGGTTGGATTTCCATTGCCGGCACGACAATCAATTATCCTGTGATGCAGAGTGGGAACAATCCGAATTTTTATCTGAAGCACAATTTTGAAAAAGAGTACAGCGATTTAGGAACGCCTTATGTGCAGGAGAATTGCGATATTGCTGAAAGTGACAATCTGGTTATCTACGGTCATCACATTAAGGGCGGCAAGATGTTTGGAGCGTTGGAGGATTACAAGTCCAAGAGCTTTTATGAGGAACACAAGAATATTCAGTTTGATACCCTCACAGAGCAGGCAGAGTATGAAATCGTCGCTGTGTTTAAGACTGTGGCGTACAGTTCTGAGGGATTCCGATACTACGACTTTGTTGATGCGGAGAATGAGGAAGATTTTAATTCCTATGTCGGGAAGTGCAAGGAGCTTGCTTTGTATGATACAGGTGTGACCGCTGAATACGGCGACAGGCTCATTACCCTTTCCACCTGCGAATACTCCGCACGGAACGGCAGGCTCGTTGTAGTGGCAAAAATGGTCGGCTGA
- a CDS encoding lysozyme family protein: protein MADIKTRDAVKGTIKTIDKAAIASERMKSAYVEIKERAEQGYYADENSATEYAADRISYAADRVKDEGIHQFNKQGQKAVKTTQENIGKAKDKISDFKQSRAVKAAEQKAIQNMSEQHGLQIRHGVASRSTASDVSQTAKSQLIKTRQQGRKMIKTTARNAEKAVKSTAKGTVKTTEKGIKTAQATSKAAIKTTETSVKTAQAVAKASAKTAQKAAQAAKATAKATAEATKATVRATIAAVKAIIAGTKALISALIAGGWIAVVIILIVVLLGCAVSLFGGGSGSNAYTPVSAEVEAYTPLIQKYAKQYGIPEYVELIKAVMMQESGGRGLDPMQAAEGSFNTRYPHEPNGIQDPEYSIECGVQELKAALISAEVENPIDMEHIKLALQGYNFGNGYISWAKTNYGGYSYANAVEFSTMQAARLGWDSYGDTQYPAHVLLYYPYGRAFTSGGNQAIVEVALTQLGNEGGQPYWSWYGFDGRVEWCACFVSWCADQCSYIESGIIPKFAGCVDGANWFKGNGQWKDRSYEPSTGDIIFFDWEGDGETDHVGIVEKCENGVVYTVEGNSGDACRQKQYTVGSSSIYGYGVPAY, encoded by the coding sequence ATGGCTGATATAAAAACCAGAGATGCGGTCAAAGGCACAATAAAGACCATAGATAAAGCCGCCATAGCCAGTGAGCGTATGAAGTCTGCCTATGTGGAGATAAAGGAAAGGGCAGAACAGGGATACTACGCTGACGAAAACTCTGCCACAGAATATGCTGCGGATAGGATTTCTTATGCGGCAGACCGTGTAAAGGACGAAGGTATCCACCAGTTCAATAAGCAGGGGCAAAAGGCAGTTAAGACAACGCAGGAGAATATCGGTAAGGCAAAAGATAAAATAAGCGATTTCAAGCAAAGTCGGGCTGTCAAAGCCGCAGAACAGAAAGCAATACAGAATATGTCAGAACAACACGGCTTGCAGATCCGTCACGGGGTTGCAAGCCGTTCCACTGCATCCGATGTTTCCCAGACAGCAAAATCGCAGTTGATAAAGACCCGACAGCAGGGGCGAAAAATGATTAAGACCACAGCCCGAAATGCAGAAAAAGCGGTGAAATCAACTGCTAAGGGAACGGTCAAGACTACCGAAAAGGGAATTAAAACCGCACAGGCAACTTCTAAGGCGGCAATCAAAACGACGGAAACCTCGGTAAAAACGGCACAGGCAGTGGCAAAGGCGTCTGCGAAAACTGCTCAAAAGGCAGCACAGGCGGCAAAAGCCACCGCAAAGGCAACCGCTGAAGCAACAAAAGCTACGGTCAGAGCCACCATAGCTGCGGTCAAGGCGATTATTGCAGGAACAAAAGCTCTGATTTCCGCTTTAATTGCAGGTGGTTGGATTGCAGTTGTGATTATTCTCATTGTTGTCCTGCTCGGCTGTGCTGTTTCCCTGTTTGGTGGCGGAAGCGGGAGCAACGCCTATACGCCTGTCAGTGCGGAGGTGGAAGCCTACACGCCGCTGATACAGAAGTATGCGAAGCAGTACGGCATCCCCGAATATGTGGAGCTTATCAAGGCGGTGATGATGCAGGAAAGCGGCGGGCGTGGGCTTGACCCCATGCAGGCGGCGGAGGGTAGCTTTAACACAAGGTATCCCCACGAGCCGAACGGGATACAAGACCCAGAATATTCGATTGAGTGCGGTGTACAGGAATTAAAGGCTGCCCTTATCTCTGCCGAGGTAGAAAACCCGATTGATATGGAGCATATCAAACTTGCCTTGCAGGGTTACAATTTCGGCAACGGCTATATCTCGTGGGCTAAGACCAACTATGGCGGCTATTCCTATGCCAATGCGGTAGAGTTCTCCACCATGCAGGCGGCACGGTTAGGTTGGGACAGCTATGGCGACACGCAATATCCCGCCCATGTGCTGCTGTATTATCCATACGGGAGGGCGTTCACAAGCGGCGGTAACCAGGCGATTGTGGAGGTCGCTTTGACACAGCTCGGAAATGAGGGCGGTCAGCCTTATTGGAGTTGGTATGGCTTTGATGGGCGTGTGGAATGGTGTGCCTGCTTCGTATCGTGGTGTGCCGACCAGTGTAGTTATATCGAAAGCGGGATTATCCCAAAATTCGCAGGCTGCGTGGACGGTGCAAATTGGTTTAAGGGTAACGGACAATGGAAAGACCGAAGCTATGAGCCGTCGACAGGCGATATTATCTTTTTTGATTGGGAAGGCGACGGAGAAACCGACCATGTAGGCATTGTGGAGAAATGCGAAAACGGTGTCGTTTACACCGTGGAGGGTAACTCTGGCGACGCTTGCAGGCAAAAGCAATATACGGTTGGAAGCAGCTCCATCTATGGCTACGGCGTTCCTGCCTATTAA